A stretch of Thermoanaerobaculia bacterium DNA encodes these proteins:
- a CDS encoding anion permease: MILGLPPLVFLVVAFALLFDFTNGWHDSANAVATVISTRVMSPIAAIIMAAILNFAGAFLSTAVAKTIGGDIVDPHQVTQLLTLAALLSAIVWNTITVWIGMPVSSSHAIVGGVIGAAVAQSGFAILKGKGILKIVESFLVSPILGFAIGLLVIWVVIVLFARSAPSRVNSLFGRAQMVSAGFMALSHGSNDAQKSMGIVTLALFSAGKLSKIDVPTWVIGACALAMGIGTAAGGRKVIRTLGMKMIHLRPYQGFAAETSASAVILTASHFGLPVSTTHVISSAIMGVGAQKGVSAVRWGVARNILLAWTFTLPLTAGVAWLLMKLFLLF, translated from the coding sequence ATGATCCTCGGGCTGCCGCCGCTCGTCTTCCTGGTGGTCGCCTTCGCCCTGCTCTTCGATTTCACGAACGGGTGGCACGATTCCGCCAACGCCGTCGCCACGGTGATCTCGACGCGGGTCATGTCGCCGATCGCGGCGATCATCATGGCGGCGATCCTCAATTTCGCCGGCGCCTTCCTCTCGACCGCCGTCGCGAAGACGATCGGCGGCGACATCGTCGATCCGCACCAGGTGACTCAGCTCCTGACGCTCGCGGCGCTCCTGTCGGCGATCGTCTGGAACACGATCACCGTCTGGATCGGAATGCCCGTCTCCTCGTCGCACGCGATCGTCGGAGGCGTGATCGGCGCCGCGGTGGCGCAGAGCGGATTCGCGATCCTCAAGGGGAAGGGGATCCTGAAGATCGTCGAGTCGTTCCTCGTTTCGCCGATCCTCGGCTTCGCGATCGGACTCCTCGTGATCTGGGTCGTGATCGTTCTCTTCGCCCGGTCGGCCCCCTCCCGGGTGAACTCCCTTTTCGGCCGCGCGCAGATGGTGTCGGCCGGATTCATGGCGCTCTCGCACGGGAGCAACGACGCGCAGAAATCGATGGGAATCGTGACCCTCGCGCTGTTCTCCGCCGGGAAGCTCTCGAAGATCGACGTGCCGACGTGGGTCATCGGCGCCTGCGCGCTCGCGATGGGGATCGGCACGGCCGCGGGCGGGCGGAAAGTGATCCGCACGCTCGGCATGAAGATGATCCACCTCCGGCCCTACCAGGGATTCGCCGCCGAGACCTCGGCGTCGGCCGTGATCCTCACGGCGTCGCACTTCGGCCTTCCGGTGTCGACGACGCACGTGATCTCGTCGGCGATCATGGGCGTCGGCGCGCAGAAGGGGGTCTCGGCGGTCCGCTGGGGGGTCGCCCGGAACATCCTCCTCGCCTGGACGTTCACGCTCCCGCTCACGGCGGGCGTCGCGTGGCTCCTGATGAAGCTCTTCCTGCTGTTCTGA
- a CDS encoding DUF47 family protein: MFGMTRRDRLFFDLFASQARVSCEAAVVLNEALTTLSDLPARVEKIKSLEHQGDELTHRIFNESARVFVTPFDREDIHALASSLDDVLDNIDAAAARLTLYKIQAPIPLAAELSKILIGQTEILQESVGKVLKRDHIIEACIKIHSLENEGDKALHEGLTRIFDEVRDPILLIKEKEILETLEAATDRCEDVANVLESLILKTA; the protein is encoded by the coding sequence ATGTTCGGCATGACGCGGCGCGATCGTCTCTTTTTCGACCTGTTCGCCTCGCAGGCGCGGGTGTCGTGCGAGGCGGCGGTGGTGCTCAACGAGGCGTTGACGACCCTTTCGGACCTCCCGGCCCGGGTCGAGAAGATCAAGTCGCTCGAGCACCAGGGGGACGAGCTCACGCACCGGATCTTCAACGAGAGCGCGCGGGTGTTCGTCACGCCGTTCGATCGCGAGGACATTCACGCGCTCGCATCGTCGCTCGACGACGTCCTCGACAACATCGACGCGGCGGCGGCCCGGCTGACGCTCTACAAGATCCAGGCCCCGATCCCCCTCGCCGCCGAGCTCTCGAAGATTCTCATCGGCCAGACCGAGATCCTCCAGGAATCCGTGGGGAAAGTCCTGAAGCGCGATCACATCATCGAGGCGTGCATCAAGATCCACTCCCTGGAAAACGAAGGGGACAAGGCGCTCCATGAGGGGCTCACCCGGATCTTCGACGAGGTTCGCGATCCGATCCTCCTCATCAAGGAGAAGGAGATCCTGGAGACCCTCGAGGCGGCGACCGACCGCTGCGAGGACGTCGCCAACGTCCTGGAAAGCCTCATTCTCAAGACCGCCTGA